One genomic window of Oncorhynchus kisutch isolate 150728-3 linkage group LG26, Okis_V2, whole genome shotgun sequence includes the following:
- the LOC109870986 gene encoding gamma-crystallin M3-like, which translates to MSTGKIIFYEDRNFQGRSYETSSDCPELTSYLSRCNSCRVESGCFMVYDRSNFQGNQYFVRRGEYGDYQRMGMSDCIRSCRNIPMHRGKFRMRIYEKENFGGQMHELSDDCESMTDRFRMNDMQSCNVMDGHWLMYEQPHFRGRQMYMRPGEYRNMRELSMQMGSNTGRFNSMRRILDSCY; encoded by the exons ATGTCTACGGGCAAG ATCATCTTCTACGAGGACAGGAACTTCCAGGGTCGTTCCTATGAGACCTCCAGCGACTGCCCTGAGCTGACCTCCTACCTGAGCAGGTGCAACTCCTGCAGAGTTGAGAGCGGCTGCTTCATGGTGTACGATCGTTCCAACTTCCAGGGCAACCAGTACTTtgtgaggaggggagagtatgGTGACTACCAGCGTATGGGCATGTCTGACTGCATCAGATCCTGCCGTAACATCCCCATG CACAGAGGAAAGTTCAGGATGAGGATTTACGAGAAGGAGAACTTTGGAGGTCAGATGCACGAGCTGAGCGACGACTGTGAGTCCATGACCGATCGTTTCCGCATGAACGACATGCAGTCCTGCAACGTGATGGACGGCCACTGGCTGATGTACGAGCAGCCCCACTTCAGAGGCAGGCAGATGTACATGAGGCCTGGAGAGTACAGGAACATGAGAGAGTTGAGCATGCAAATGGGCTCCAACACTGGGAGGTTCAACAGCATGAGGCGTATTTTGGATTCTTGTTATTAA
- the LOC109870652 gene encoding gamma-crystallin M2-like, giving the protein MGKITFYEDRNFQGRSYECSNDCTDLHSYFSRCNSIRVDSGCFMIYERPNYMGHQYYMRRGEYTDYQRWMGFSSCIRSCRMIPMYRGSYRMRIYEKADFSGHMMEFMDDCPCVSDRFHHRHIYSCNIMNGFWIFYEYPNYRGRQYFLRTGEYRRYREWCATCAIVGSFRRVTDF; this is encoded by the exons ATGGGCAAG ATTACATTTTACGAGGACAGGAACTTCCAAGGTCGTAGTTATGAGTGCAGCAATGACTGCACAGACCTGCACTCCTACTTCAGCCGCTGTAACTCCATCAGGGTGGATAGTGGCTGTTTTATGATCTATGAACGCCCCAACTACATGGGTCACCAGTATTACATGAGGAGGGGAGAGTATACTGATTACCAGCGTTGGATGGGCTTCAGCAGCTGTATCCGATCATGTCGTATGATTCCAATG TACCGGGGTTCATATAGGATGCGAATCTACGAGAAGGCCGATTTCAGTGGTCACATGATGGAATTCATGGATgactgtccctgtgtgtctgatCGTTTCCACCACCGCCACATCTACTCCTGTAATATCATGAATGGCTTCTGGATCTTCTACGAGTATCCCAACTACCGGGGTCGACAGTACTTCCTGAGAACCGGAGAGTACAGGAGATACCGTGAATGGTGCGCCACCTGCGCCATTGTAGGCTCTTTCAGACGGGTCACTGACTTTTAG
- the LOC109871178 gene encoding gamma-crystallin M1-like translates to MGKITFYEDRNFQGRSYECMSDCPDISSYMSRCQSCRVESGCFMAYERASFMGQQFFMRRGEYPDMQRMISMGMMFDNIRSCRMIPQHRGSFRMRIYERENFGGQMHEMMDDCDSIQERYRMSDCQSCNVMDGHWLMYEQPHFRGRQMYMRPGEYRSFREMGVSGMKFMSMRRINDMCN, encoded by the exons atGGGCAAG ATTACCTTCTACGAGGACAGGAACTTCCAGGGCCGCTCCTATGAGTGCATGAGCGACTGCCCCGACATTTCCTCCTACATGTCCCGCTGCCAGTCCTGCAGAGTGGAGAGCGGCTGCTTCATGGCGTACGAGCGCGCCAGCTTCATGGGCCAGCAGTTCTTCATGAGGAGGGGAGAGTACCCTGACATGCAGCGCATGATAAGCATGGGCATGATGTTTGACAACATCCGGTCCTGTAGAATGATCCCCCAG CACAGAGGATCCTTCAGGATGAGGATTTATGAGAGGGAGAACTTCGGAGGTCAGATGCACGAGATGATGGACGACTGTGACTCCATCCAGGAGCGTTACCGTATGTCCGACTGCCAGTCCTGCAACGTGATGGACGGCCACTGGCTGATGTACGAGCAGCCCCACTTCAGAGGCAGGCAGATGTACATGAGGCCTGGAGAGTACAGGAGCTTCAGAGAGATGGGTGTGAGTGGCATGAAGTTCATGAGCATGAGGCGTATCAATGATATGtgcaattaa